A window of Natrinema versiforme contains these coding sequences:
- a CDS encoding DNA double-strand break repair nuclease NurA, which yields MTLDPVHFDGIARLARRIDHGTDERDRRAFAETVWEEFLDPLVHDGRTILEPIDERARRMVDCEAVALRDREFPTEHGLDAGTINPTTFKNGLVIDIAQAAMSTTPSDLDLHRSRTTVMTVHSNDETMMVDETWGKFDEGYSRSRVVKIPPLPRFAEGVVHALALYLAESTHARDHADTVSDLLVLDGPLYPRGLLRWADQHPDLADFLLDDPRPTTVLENYVRLVEEFVERDVPLVGFVKNPATRVLTRTLKSKREVDVSVPWSDDSALFTRLLERGEYVDDVDGDRWERDTSALTYTNWFRSRGGVDRPLSAEGDALGVDRRLEREAYEVTFFVIYDPRDDLLYRIEAPYAFTKDPDTRERLTMQLLQDVAIAHGPPTIVEKADELARISNAEKASLRETLEERFDAAQDRTYDDHRWDEQPY from the coding sequence ATGACGCTCGATCCGGTCCACTTCGACGGTATCGCGCGGCTCGCGAGGCGGATCGACCACGGGACCGACGAGCGCGACCGACGCGCCTTCGCCGAGACCGTCTGGGAGGAGTTTCTGGACCCGCTGGTACACGACGGACGGACGATCCTCGAGCCGATCGACGAGCGAGCCCGCCGGATGGTCGACTGCGAGGCCGTCGCGTTGCGCGACCGCGAGTTCCCGACCGAACACGGCCTCGACGCGGGGACGATCAATCCGACGACGTTCAAGAACGGACTAGTCATCGACATCGCGCAGGCGGCTATGAGCACGACCCCGAGCGACCTCGATCTCCACCGGTCGCGGACGACCGTGATGACGGTCCACTCGAACGACGAGACGATGATGGTCGACGAGACGTGGGGGAAATTCGACGAGGGCTACAGCCGGAGTCGCGTGGTCAAGATTCCGCCGCTGCCGCGGTTCGCCGAGGGCGTCGTCCACGCGCTGGCGCTGTACCTCGCCGAGAGCACGCACGCCCGCGACCACGCCGACACGGTCTCGGACCTGCTCGTCCTCGACGGGCCGCTGTACCCGCGGGGGCTGTTGCGCTGGGCCGACCAGCACCCCGACCTCGCCGACTTCCTACTCGACGACCCCCGGCCCACGACGGTCCTCGAGAACTACGTCCGACTGGTCGAGGAGTTCGTCGAACGGGACGTTCCCCTCGTCGGCTTCGTCAAAAACCCCGCGACGCGGGTCCTCACGCGGACGCTGAAGTCCAAACGGGAGGTCGACGTCAGCGTGCCGTGGAGCGACGACTCGGCGCTGTTCACCCGCCTGCTCGAGCGCGGCGAGTACGTCGACGACGTCGACGGCGACCGCTGGGAGCGGGACACGTCGGCGCTGACCTACACGAACTGGTTCCGGTCGCGGGGCGGGGTCGATCGACCGCTGTCGGCCGAGGGCGACGCGCTCGGCGTCGACCGCCGCCTCGAGCGCGAGGCCTACGAGGTGACGTTCTTCGTGATCTACGACCCGCGCGACGACTTGCTGTATCGGATCGAGGCCCCCTACGCGTTCACGAAGGACCCGGACACGCGCGAGCGACTGACGATGCAGCTGTTACAGGACGTCGCCATCGCCCACGGCCCGCCGACGATCGTCGAGAAAGCCGACGAACTCGCCCGGATCAGCAACGCGGAGAAGGCCTCGCTCCGCGAGACCCTCGAGGAGCGATTCGACGCGGCACAGGACCGAACCTACGACGACCACCGGTGGGACGAACAGCCGTATTAG
- a CDS encoding HTTM domain-containing protein — MSQALPSEARNRAANALDSLSRAVHRRFEIDLRALAAFRIAVGLLIITDLVLRARNLRAFYTDAGVLPLEALFSDYSSVYSLHAVSGEAWVQALLFCVAGAFALALLAGYRTRLATIASWVLLVSLHARNPMILNGGDILLRMLLLWGIFLPLGERWSIDARRIDRDRQTVSSVGTMAVLMQVLLMYVTNAIHKSRSDTWMAGNAVGEIFRADQFTVLLGNVIAEQALLMRAFTHLWMVLILLSPLLIVLTGYRRAAFASLFVGMHLGMFVTIQVGIFPLVAVAGLVLFYPPVVWDATTAIATRVGLTPRFRDGMTRLQGAAPQFSLPLFPSVRDGIPPLTSITSRGRILFSTVVPWLFLVLVVLANAQAVDYTEMPDPAEQVIDTAHADQQWRMFAPDPISNARWLVVPGELEGGTETDVLHESAVSWDRPPSVDETYETSRWRKYIATMRYADNENHRSYFANHLCGRWNETHETGVEQVTIYGLTDRAAPYDDEPDIAEYKLLEYDCSGEFIQNE; from the coding sequence ATGTCTCAGGCTCTTCCCAGCGAGGCGCGGAATCGAGCGGCGAACGCGCTGGATAGTCTCTCGAGAGCCGTCCACCGACGGTTCGAAATCGATCTGCGAGCGCTGGCCGCCTTCCGCATCGCGGTCGGGCTGTTGATCATCACCGATCTGGTTCTCCGGGCCCGGAACCTCAGGGCCTTCTATACGGACGCCGGCGTTCTCCCGCTCGAGGCGCTGTTTTCGGACTACTCGTCGGTCTACTCCCTTCATGCCGTCTCCGGTGAAGCGTGGGTACAGGCGCTCCTGTTTTGCGTCGCCGGCGCGTTCGCGCTCGCTCTGCTCGCGGGCTATCGGACCAGACTCGCGACGATCGCCTCGTGGGTCCTGCTGGTCTCGCTGCACGCCCGGAACCCGATGATCCTCAACGGCGGCGACATCCTGCTGCGGATGCTGCTCCTCTGGGGAATCTTCCTCCCGCTCGGGGAGCGATGGTCGATCGACGCCCGTCGGATCGATCGGGACCGACAGACGGTCTCCTCCGTCGGAACGATGGCCGTGCTCATGCAGGTGTTGCTCATGTACGTGACCAATGCCATCCACAAGAGCAGGAGCGACACGTGGATGGCCGGAAACGCGGTTGGCGAGATCTTCCGGGCGGACCAGTTCACCGTCCTGCTGGGGAACGTCATCGCGGAGCAGGCGCTCCTGATGCGCGCGTTCACTCATCTCTGGATGGTTCTCATCCTGCTCTCGCCCTTGCTTATCGTGCTGACCGGGTACCGACGGGCGGCGTTCGCGTCCCTCTTCGTCGGCATGCACCTCGGCATGTTCGTCACGATCCAGGTCGGCATCTTCCCCTTGGTCGCCGTTGCCGGCCTCGTCCTGTTCTACCCGCCCGTCGTCTGGGACGCCACGACTGCGATCGCCACTCGAGTCGGATTGACACCACGGTTCCGCGACGGAATGACCCGGCTCCAGGGAGCCGCGCCGCAGTTCTCGCTTCCCCTGTTTCCGTCAGTTCGGGACGGAATCCCCCCGCTCACGTCGATTACGTCCCGCGGTCGCATCCTGTTCTCGACGGTCGTTCCGTGGCTCTTTCTCGTCCTCGTCGTCCTCGCCAACGCGCAAGCAGTCGACTACACCGAGATGCCAGATCCCGCCGAACAGGTCATCGATACCGCACACGCGGACCAGCAGTGGCGAATGTTCGCTCCCGATCCGATCTCCAACGCCCGATGGCTTGTCGTCCCGGGCGAACTCGAGGGCGGGACCGAGACCGACGTGCTCCACGAGTCGGCCGTGAGTTGGGACAGGCCGCCGTCGGTCGACGAGACCTACGAGACGTCGCGGTGGCGCAAGTATATCGCGACGATGCGATATGCCGACAACGAGAACCACCGGTCGTACTTCGCCAACCACCTGTGTGGCCGCTGGAACGAGACCCACGAAACCGGCGTCGAACAGGTTACCATCTACGGCCTGACCGACCGGGCCGCTCCGTACGACGACGAGCCGGACATTGCCGAGTACAAGCTGCTCGAGTACGACTGTTCAGGCGAATTCATCCAGAACGAGTGA
- the gpmI gene encoding 2,3-bisphosphoglycerate-independent phosphoglycerate mutase has translation MDAALIVLDGWGLGNGGRDAVQAAETPVFDRIADSGSDGRLEVAGRRVGLPDGQMGNSEVGHLNIGAGRVVYQEYTRISDSIADGSFRENDAINAAFDQARENNGRVHFLGLVSDGGVHADQEHLHALIELAADRDVEAVTHAITDGRDTSPTGGRDYLDRLEDVIDEHGTGDVATVSGRYYAMDRDQNWERTKRAYDAIVNREAEWTADSAVDAVEDSYDRGETDEFVEPTVVDGRPALEDGDSVVWFNFRSDRARQLTRMLADIRPEDWAEEIQTNPPEAEVVMLTQYDKTFDLPVAYPPNQPEQVLGEVLADAGRTQLRIAESEKYAHVTYFLNGGREVEFDGEIRKIVESPDVPTYDLQPEMSAPEVTDTAIDTIESDDPDVLVLNYANPDMVGHTGDYEAAIEAVEAVDTQLGRLVETLEDAGAHVLVTADHGNADDMGTEENPHTAHTYNEVPLVYVSPDGTDGNRTVREGGTLADIAPTILEAIDLDQPPEMTGESLLE, from the coding sequence ATGGACGCTGCGCTGATCGTTCTCGACGGCTGGGGGCTCGGAAACGGCGGTAGAGATGCAGTCCAAGCGGCTGAGACACCAGTTTTCGACCGGATAGCGGACTCGGGTTCGGACGGCCGGCTCGAGGTCGCGGGCCGGCGCGTCGGCCTGCCCGACGGCCAGATGGGAAACAGCGAGGTGGGCCACCTCAACATCGGCGCGGGACGGGTCGTCTATCAGGAATACACGCGGATTTCGGACTCGATCGCGGACGGCTCCTTCCGGGAGAACGACGCGATCAACGCGGCCTTCGATCAGGCCCGCGAGAACAATGGCCGCGTTCACTTCCTCGGACTCGTCAGCGACGGGGGGGTTCACGCCGATCAGGAGCACCTGCACGCGCTGATCGAACTGGCGGCCGACCGCGATGTCGAGGCCGTCACCCACGCCATCACCGACGGCCGGGACACCTCGCCGACCGGCGGCCGGGACTACCTCGACCGGCTCGAGGACGTGATCGACGAGCACGGGACCGGCGACGTGGCGACGGTGTCGGGCCGGTACTACGCGATGGACCGCGATCAGAACTGGGAGCGGACGAAGCGGGCCTACGACGCGATCGTGAACCGCGAGGCCGAGTGGACCGCCGACTCGGCCGTCGACGCCGTCGAGGACTCCTACGACCGCGGGGAGACGGACGAGTTCGTCGAGCCCACGGTCGTAGACGGGCGGCCGGCGCTCGAGGACGGTGACTCGGTCGTCTGGTTCAACTTCCGATCCGACCGCGCCCGGCAGTTGACGCGGATGCTCGCCGACATTCGACCCGAGGACTGGGCAGAGGAGATCCAGACGAACCCGCCCGAGGCCGAGGTCGTGATGCTGACCCAGTACGACAAGACGTTCGACCTCCCCGTGGCCTACCCCCCGAACCAGCCCGAGCAGGTGCTCGGCGAGGTGCTCGCCGACGCGGGCCGAACCCAATTGCGGATCGCCGAATCCGAGAAGTACGCCCACGTGACCTACTTCTTAAACGGCGGCCGCGAGGTCGAGTTCGACGGCGAGATCCGGAAGATCGTCGAGAGCCCCGACGTACCGACCTACGACCTGCAACCCGAGATGAGCGCGCCCGAGGTGACTGACACGGCGATCGACACCATCGAGTCGGACGATCCCGACGTGCTCGTGCTCAACTACGCCAATCCGGACATGGTCGGTCACACGGGCGACTACGAGGCCGCGATCGAGGCCGTCGAAGCCGTCGACACGCAACTGGGCCGGCTCGTCGAGACGCTCGAGGACGCCGGCGCGCACGTCCTCGTCACCGCGGACCACGGCAACGCCGACGATATGGGAACCGAGGAGAACCCCCACACCGCGCACACGTACAACGAGGTCCCGCTCGTCTACGTTTCGCCCGACGGAACGGACGGCAATCGGACGGTCCGCGAGGGCGGGACGCTCGCCGATATTGCGCCGACGATACTCGAGGCCATCGACCTCGATCAGCCCCCCGAGATGACCGGCGAGTCGCTGCTCGAGTGA